In Vanrija pseudolonga chromosome 4, complete sequence, a single window of DNA contains:
- the inda1_0 gene encoding Amino-acid permease inda1 encodes MSDTDKEKGGRFDAPAEVSVHAGEGYYDPSQESTLTRLGLSKESFKRAPGTTRGLVAHGDIPPELQVYDNPNLQQKMRPRHLQMIAVGGAIGTGLFVGSGGALATGGPGAILIAWIIMGVMLINVTQALGEMAILYPVSGGFFTLVSRFLDPSLAFALGWNYVFSWMITLPLELTVAGSTVMYWTTPVPLWAWILIFYFIVFVMVMFGTLGYAETEFWTGCLKLIVIAIFIILAVVCVCGGGPKDGAYGSYIGAKYYHDPGAFAAGFKGFCAVLVTAAFAYAGSELVSFAATETPDPRATMPSAIKNIFWRVIFIYITLILLVGLAIPYDEPLLLEGDGANGSPLVILFRRAKIRGLDHLVNATILISVLAMSMSCIYGGSRPLVALAEMGYAPKFFGNVDKAGRPMWALLAIFIWGPLAFVNVAPDVGTKVFDWLLALSGLCTLFTWLAICVTHLRFRKAWRVQGHSLEELPFKAFGGIYGSWMGIILISLVLIAQFYTAVWPIGPMPKGAAAAEGFFQVFVSFPIVIIFYIVGFLWKRSLPHKAQDIDLDTGRKSWLTAEDMREWRAKRADAPWWKRLYRVLFC; translated from the exons atgtccgacaccgacaaggagaagggcgGGCGCTTCGATgcgcccgccgaggtcaGCGTGCACGCCGGAGAGGGATACTACGACCCGTCGCAGGAGAGCACACTCACACGGCTCGGCCTGAGCAAGGAGTCGTtcaagcgcgcgccgggcacCACTCG CGGCCTCGTGGCCCACGGCGACATCCCGCCCGAGCTGCAAGTGTACGACAACCCCAACCTCCAGCAGAAGATGCGCCCGCGCCACCTGCAGAtgatcgccgtcggcg GCGCTATCGGCACGGGTCTCTTCGTCGGttcgggcggcgcgctcgccaccgGCGGCCCCGGCGCCATCCTCATTGCGTGGATCATCATGGGCGTCATGCTCATCAACGTGACGCAGGCGCTGGGCGAGATGGCAATCTTGTATCCTGTCTCTGGTGGCTTCTTCACGCTGGTCTCGCGTTTCCTCGATCCTAGTTTGGCTTTCGCCCTCGGCTGGAACT ATGTCTTCTCTTGGATGATCACGCTcccgctcgagctcaccgTCGCGGGCAGCACAGTCATGTACTGGACCACGCCGGTGCCGCTCTGGGCGTGGATCTTAATCTTCTACTTTATCGTCTTT GTCATGGTCATGTTCGGTACCCTCGGTTACGCCGAGACCGAGTTCTGGACAGGCTGCCTCAAGCTCATCGTGATTGCAATCTtcatcatcctcgccgtcgtctgcGTGTGCGGCGGTGGACCCAAGGACGGCGCGTACGGCAGTTACATCGGCGCCAAGTACTACCACGACCCCGGTGCCTTTGCAGCTGGCTTCAAGGGATTCTGTGCCGTGCTTGTGACGGCCGCGTTTGCCTATGCTGG CTCCGAGCTCGTGTCCTTCGCGGCCACTGAGACGCCTGACCCCCGCGCCACGATGCCATCGGCCATCAAGAACATTTTCTGGCGTGTCATCTTCATCTACATCAcgctcatcctcctcgtcggcctcgcgatCCCCTACGACgagccgctcctcctcgagggcgacggcgcgaacGGCTCCCCGCTGGTCATCCTCTTCCGCCGTGCCAAGATCCGCGgtctcgaccacctcgtcaacgccACCATCCTCATCTCGGTGCTCGCCATGTCCATGTCGTGCATCTACGGCGGTtcgcgcccgctcgtcgccctcgccgagatgGGCTACGCGCCCAAGTTCTTTGGCAACGTCGACAAGGCCGGACGGCCGATGTGGGCCCTGCTGGCCATCTTCATCTGGGGCCCGCTCGCATTTGTCAACGTCGCGCCTGATGTTGGCACCAAGGTGTTTGACTGGTTGCTTGCGCTGTCGGGCCTGTGCACTCTCTTCACCTGGCTCGCAATCTGTGTGACGCACCTGCGATTCCGCAAGGCCTGGCGCGTGCAAGGCCACAGTCTGGAAGAGCTTCCATTCAAGGCGTTTGGCGGCATCTACGGCTCCTGGATGGGCATCATTCTCATCTCGCTCGTGCTCATCGCCCAGTTCTACACT GCAGTCTGGCCAATTGGACCGATGCCCaagggcgccgccgcggccgagggcttCTTCCAAGTCTTCGTGTCCTTCCCCATCGTCATCATCTTCTACATTGTCGGCTTCCTCTGGaagcgctcgctgccgcaCAAGGCGCAGgacatcgacctcgacacggGCCGCAAGTCGTGGCTCACAGCCGAGGACATGCGCGAGTGGCgtgccaagcgcgccgacgcaccGTGGTGGAAGAGGCTGTATCGTGTCCTGTTCTGCTAG
- the ydbB gene encoding putative protein YdbB: MPPAVVPIIDKLSAVSTAWSPVQAASFNGQDIKVVLLQGDFVWHSHPDTDEVFFVQEGSMEMGVREGGVESVLKLNKGDMYVVPQGQEHRPLNANCRVLLFEKAGTVNTGDFDGEVPGHITQTDGRA, encoded by the coding sequence atgccgcccgccgtcgtccccaTCATCGACAAGCTGAGCGCCGTCAGCACGGCGTGGTCGCCGGTCCAAGCGGCCTCCTTCAACGGGCAGGACATCAAGGTCGTCCTCCTGCAAGGCGACTTTGTCTGGCACTCGCACcccgacacggacgaggtGTTCTTCGTGCAGGAGGGCAGCATGGAGatgggcgtgcgcgagggcggcgtcgagagcgTGCTCAAGCTCAACAAGGGCGACATGTACGTCGTCCCCCAGGGCCAGGAGCACCGCCCGCTCAACGCCAACTGCCGCGTCTTGTTGTTCGAGAAGGCGGGCACGGTCAACACGGGCGACTttgacggcgaggtgccgGGCCATATTACGCAGACAGATGGCAGGGCATAG